The sequence CGGACATTGACGGTAACAGCACAGGCCACCACTCCAGCAACATGACGAGTTCCTTCACCTCGGAGTCCACCAATCACTCCAATTCTCATCCTTACCTGATGACCCCGGACGCCATCATGTCCAGCAGTGCGAAGACTCTTGCCGAACACCTCCGCGAGAGCAACTCCACCAACAGCAGCTTCACCCAGATATCAGGTATGCATGCCTCAGTCGATGAGCTGTTAAGCTCCATGAACTCCTCCGACCACACTCGCGTCATCACCCCGGACAGCCCCATGACCCTCACCCCGGGGTCCAGTCTTCCCGCCACGCCCAGTTCACCAAAGAAGCCCGAACCTCTCGCAATCACCCCGGTCTCTGAAGACAAACCGAGGAAAGGGGCCTACAACTCTGACGACGAAGGCCCTAAGTCAccacccccaacccccaccGACTTGGGAATGCCAGCACTGATCCCTGAGTCGAATGCGAGCACGGAAGATTTAGCGGAGCTCTTGGAGAACTCCCGCCTGAAGGAGAAGAGGGTGTCAGACTCCAGTGCGGAGGTTGCTCAGATCTTGCAATCGCACCTCGACAATCAGCAGGAGGAGACTGAGCAGGATGTTGAGGAGGACGAAGACGGAGACGGAGACCCCATTCCCGTCGTGAGGGATGCTCTGCCTGTCAGCCCCCGAGATGAGACAGAAGCGGTGCAAGAGATGGATGAGGAGGCCGGTAGGATGATAGTTGACGAGCTCGCTTATGAGGGTGACACACAGGGTAGAGAAGTCGTTGTGATTGGACCCAAGCAGGAAGAAAATGGGTGAGTGCCTTTAAAATTCTTGATGGACTGGCctatgtttttttgtaaaaagtgaGTTCCCTGAAGGGCAGGTCCAAGAAAGAGATGTTTTTTTCGGATTTTTCCTCCTGGACTTAAGTTTTTGTGCTGGTGGTTGGTGTTCATGAAGAAGACTGGCATTCATCACCTTTGGTCTTCTTATTAAGTGAACTTACATACTTGAAATAGGAAGTTAACTTTCAAACCTTTTGTCTAATTTTCAGAACCTTTGATAGCAATGACGCCACACATGGTGACGACATGACAACCCCCACCCCTGGGGAGGGGGCAACGGTTGCAGCCTCTTACTCTGGGGACGATGGTCGAGAGCAGTCAGTAGGTGGCGTTGTGGCACCAGTACCACAGCAGCTGCTGGAAGTACAAGACCAGGAATCACGCAGTGAGCAAAGGTATGTCGGTAAATTGGAGTTTTTCCCGGTTCTTGGCTTGGggtctggcttgggctctggcttgggctggGGCTTTGGCTATGGCTTTGGCTCTTGCTCAGGCATGGGATCGTGTTTGGGCACTGGTTTGGcactggcttgggctctggctgtGGCTCTGGCTTGGCctttggcttgggctctggcttgggctctggcttggacTCTGGCTTGGCctttggcttgggctctggcttgggctctggcttgggctctggcttgggctctggcttgggctctggatTGGGCTCTGGATTGTTCTTGGGCTTGGACTCTGGCTTGGTTCAACTTCAGATTTGATGGCCGAGTCATTGgaatgttggttcaaatcctggtcaggACACTGATGTCACAGGGCAGTTCACATATCTGTAGTTGCTCCTCATCGTCCAGAAGTAAACAGGGTTTGCCATTAACATTTTTAGTGACAGGCCAGCAAGACCAGTTTCTTATCATTCACTATTCCATCAGCTTGTTTCACTAGTCCATACTACAAAAtgaaatagggatgctttttaACACTGAACTAACCAGCtagcagggctgtatgcttcgtttttgaaagggcaagggcaccaaggcattttcttcttggtaaagggcaccctatgataaaattgcaaatttgtactggagcatttcaagggcaccaaggcaatgaccaggggacacggaggcaatcgccttcgttgcctccgtgaagtatcgggcctgagCTAGACCCAGAGAGACTTCTGACTTTCCTCGTTCGTAAAGATGGTTGATGTAAATTATTAGGATTCTGTGCACCCTTTTTGCTGTTTGTGCTGCATACTCGTTGAAATGGTTTAAGAAATGCTTATTATGCAATGAGACACTGCAGTTTAAAAACTAATTGTAAAAGCCTAAAATTATCATTTTGTTCTGTCATCAGTTCGGACGTTGAGCCGGCAGACTCCACTTCTCCATCGGGGGAGAGGAGCAAGACACGAAAGCAGCGACGAGACAAATTCAGCCGAGCCTCCCCAAGACCCCGGAAAACTCTGGCTGGAGATGGAGAGGGCAGATCAGATATTCCAGAGGTACGTCTACTCTAATTCTttagggatgtgatttctctgtttttaatctgaaatccgtttggggtttttgttttttatattgtttcacCAATTTTATAATTAAGATCAAGTTCATAAAAACATGAAGATGAAATCAAATAGAATGCCCCAGATTGCAGGTTGGGCCCTGCTCTCCCGAGATTTGCCTAGTCATGAAGTAAGCACCGCACTTTCCAGTGTGCCTTATCTTGATTCTTTTTTGCTTGGTGTTCAGATCAACAACACTCTGCAGCAGGTGTTGGGCCTGCTGCAGTCGCAGCAGCAGGAGATGAAGCAGATGCGTCAAGACATCATCAAGTCGCAGCAGGCCAACAGCATCATACAGTCCATGAGGTCACGCATCGACAGGCTGGATAAGACAGTGTGCACCAAGATTGAGTCCACCATGGCCAAGCAGTCCGAGCAGGAACGTATCCTCTAGAAATTaaccccacccccctccccaccccaacAAGATTTGCCTTTAATTTCTTTAGTGAGTGGCCAGCAGGGCCAGTTAGCTTGTCATACATGTATTGCTAGTGCACTAGCTGGTCATTGTTTCAAATGGAATAGACATTATGCACACGACAACAATTTCAGTAGGTAGGGCGCCTTCACCTAGAgttcaaaaggaggttgttcattggccaatcctgtgcgccgcgtgtacaaatctgtgcgtttcgattgtttcgtcaccgttttacggctggatgatgtcaatgcataaggtctatatggATGCTTTTCAAAACTGAACCAGCCAGCCAGACaacttggagtgaattttgactggtcctttgGTATTTTAATTAGCCTTTTTGCCAGTGGcccactgttaagggagaacacTACCCCATTGTCCTTGCCTCAAGATACTACCATATCCTCTAtagtgcttaaagacagtggacactattggtaatggtcaaagaccagtcttctcacttggtgtacctcaacatatacataaaataacaaacctgtgaaaatttgagttcaatcagtctatgaagttgcgagataataatgaaagaaaaaacacccttgtcacacgaagttgtgtgcttttagatggttgatttcgagacctcaaattctaaacttgagatctcgaaatcaaattcgtcaaaaaatacttctttctcgaaaactatgtcacttcagagggtcccctttctcacaatgttttataccatcaacctctcccaattactcattaccaagtaaagttttatgctaataattattttgagtaattaccaatagtgtccactcatTACACAGATTGGTGGAATTGGACAAGATTTGCTATGTATGCCTGTTGCAAAGATAAGGATTGAGGCTTCTGTAACAAAGTGAATAACCAAAAAGAATAACTTTACAAAATACAGGAGTTCCAACAACCTTGCAAAGTAAAAagtacaactttaaaaaaagaagatgtTATTCTCCTTAGCGATGAGTTTTCACTCCCGCAGGTCAGAGGTTGACTACAGCTTTGCAGGAGAGACAGTCCATGGACAAACAGAAGCAAGAACGTCTCCTGGAGTGTGTGTCCCAGAATCTTAACAAATCGATTACAAGTCGCCTGGACAAGACGGTCCGCTCAGAGATTGATAGCAAAGTCGTACCAGGTAAGAAATCGGGTcaacctttttttctctttttttttctataaataaaaataataataacaatttcttatatagcgcgtTTCTAAATAAACCATATCAATGCGTTTTACATTAGTctcctggtcattgggccaatgacatccctttaatctttctcagctccctatggggagtatacagccccgagctgccgtggcactCCGAAGGCTTTTGCATTCACAATATAAACCTCTACCCTCCAAAATCTATAAAAggtagacctttcttttgcaacgtcacagcccaagtttttgccaactgaggttggaaaactatggaaaaccataaatgcaaaacaaaaacagatagcTACAGTTAGTAACAATGTTCAACACAAATGTATAGTTTTGTCTATAAATTAACATTACTTTAACACAAAACAATCTATGACCATACCTTTAAAATTTATGATTTAATTTTTTACAGCGATACAGAAACTCATCAACCCCATGAGTGAGCAGCTGAGTACCATTGTCGCTCAGAAGCTGACGGCAACCGATCAACTGATGACCGAGAACATTGGCAAGTTGGTCAAGTCAAAGGTAGATCAGCTTTTCTTATTGTCACGTGTGTTTGAAACTTGTGACTTGTGCACAGTTTCGAATACTGTATTCTTCGGCATAAAGGCAACAGCTTATGCATTGAATTTTGccctcaaaaagtgtttttctgcagcTTATACCCCAGGCAGCTCATTCACACATGTGTTAATACAATGCGACCTATACAATGATGGGGCTTATACAATGATGCGGCTTACACTAAATGTGGCTTACACTATGATGTGGGCTTATATGATGATGCGGCTTATATGGTGGAGCAGCAAAGACAATGTTGCGGCTTACACGATGCAGCTTATACAATAACACGGCTAATATGATGATGCGACTTTTACGATGATGCGACTTACATGATGCAGCTTATATAATGATGTGGCTATACTGTGGTGCCACTTACACGGTGGTTCAGGGAACACATTGACACCAGAATCTTGCGCTATTTGGTGGACTTTGGCTTATGCGTCAGGACGCTTACACACCAAAGATTGCGGTATTCATGGTCTTAAACTTACAGTGATTTCTATTGTTGCTTACCCCCCAGGGAGTAACTGAAGCTATAGGCCAATCAGCAGCAACTGCCCTATCATCTACAGTCAAATCAACATACAGGGATGCCTTCCAGAGGAATGTCATCCCGGCCTTTGATAACTCATGTCAGTCTCTCTTCCAGCAAGTCAATGCTGCCTTCGATGCAGGAACCAGGCAATGTAAGTAGTGCATAGACCATCAcatgaccaggggtggatttcacaaagagttcagagagttaagactagtcttaacccAAGTTAGAAAAAAGATACTCGTCCTAAGTAAGGATTAGAGAGAGTCCTAAagagtcctaatttaggactagtcctaaattaggactatctttgttaAACTGACCTCTGGCCCATCACTCGGAGTtctcccttaaagccattatacactttcggtaaacagtattgtccaagtcccacacttcgtgtatcacaacttcattgacgggaaaacccactcttgtttccgcacgtttcgccgtgtcatgtgtttaaaataaatccgtaattctcgctatcgagaattgatattgttttaatgtttcctcaaaaagtatagcatttcatggaataatatttcaagagaagtctttcaccattaccttcttgtaaattatttgtaatttttttttctttttttctgtaccgaaaatgtataatggctttaaaggcactggacactattggtaattactcaaaataattgttagcataaaaccttacttggtaacaggtaatggggagaggttgatagtataaaacattgtgagaaacggctccctctgaagtgacatagttttcgagaaagaagtagttttccacgaatttccagacctcagaatagattttgaggtcttgaaatcaagcatctgaaagcacacaacatcgtgtgccaagggtgttagtttttttctttaattattatctcgcaacttcaacaaccaattgagctcaaatttccacaggtttggtattttatgcatagttgagatacaccaagtgagaagactggtctttgacatttaccaatagtgtccagtgtctttaacgtgaTCAGTTGGTTGAAGAGAGTTGAAGCATACTATTCTCATTGTATCTCTTGTAGACACTCATCAGTTGGAGGCGCACCTCGGAAAGCTACGACAGAAGGAGAAGGAATCCAAGGACCCTATCATAGCTGAGCTCATGACCCTCGTACAGTCCTTCCAGGCAAATACAGAGACCCTCAAGACAGGTATCCTCAGCAGTGTGCACTCTGAGATTGACAAACAGCTCCAGAAATCCAACAAAAGGTACTGACACTTCACTATTGATCTTTTTCGGCATTTGGTGCTCGTATATGCCATGGTGTCACCCCTGTGTGCCATCATTGTTTTCTGGGAATCTTGCAAATTCTCAACAAGATTTTCAGGTGGGGGAGGTATATTTCTGCATAGATTAGAAAGAGTGTGTTGAGTACAGGAACACTAGAAGGAGAATCCTCCTTCCACTTGTCGGCATGGTACACTTtctgtttttgagaaacattgagTCTTCAACCACAACAAAACAGCACTTAAACTTACCTGCAAGAAGGGTACCTTTAAAGTACATGAAGTAGCTCTCAAGTCTACCTACATCTCGTCACaatcttgccattttgccaaTTTTTGTTATCCTGGTGTATGTACTGATAGTTATTGGTAGGTTTATAAAACCTACAGAACCACAATTCTTAAATGAACCATACTTGATCAATCATACCTTAGAGGAAAGCACGATTCCTAAATGGTGCTCCAGCCAAAATCAATATCAGTCTCTCAACAACCCTATATTTTTCACCCGTATTTTCCACCCCAAAAAGTATTATAAGTTCTTTTAAAGACGCATTCATTTTTACTCCTTTGCAGAATGGAAGAGGAGCTCCTGAGCAAAGTCCAGAAACTTTTGAAAGATGAGCTACGGTCAGCCTTACGGGATCACCAGAGCACTGTGGAGAGTAGCATTGCGGCCGTGGTTCGATCACAGGCCCCTACCCCAGTCCCTCAGGGACCCGACTTCAGACAGGTTCAGAGTCAGATTACACAGTACTTGCAGCAGGGACTCATCGTGCCAGCTTTCCAGACTGTAAGTCACTCACACGGCCCGAAGAATGACACTTTGAGAAATGCTTATGCAGTTTTTGTTTGAGTTAGTCTGTAAAGGCATTGGGCACTATTAGCAATTACTTTAAAtgattatcagcataaaacctcacttggtaacaagtaacggggagctgttgatagtataaaacattgtgagaaaaggctccctctgaagtaacgtagttttcgagaaagaagtaattttccacaaatttgatttcgagacctcacatctgaaagcacacaactttttgtgacaagggtgttttttcttccattattatcttgcaacttcgatgaccgattgagttcaaattttcacaggtttgttattttatgcatatgttgagatacacttagtgagaagactgttctttgacaattaccaaaggtgtccagtgtctttatgtgCTACTACTACCTTCCTTGTTTTATCTATCAGACTAACAcagctattttttttaaatatcctcTCAACTTAACTTAGCTTTcaaagctcaaacatgtcaatctcctgcttatttatttatctgaGCTTGTTCACCATTATTCCCCTACTTGGACTTTACGTTCATCTCAACAGTCTTTGCTTACCACAACTACAAGAGCTTTGTCCACTTGTTATGGTAAAAGATCATTTTCTTGCATTGCtccatttctttggaatagtcttcccgTGCATATTCTccaggctagttctttacactgttttaagtctctgttaaaaagtatttttcttttttaaagctgcttatttgtaatctgcttacttgtattgtatctttcactcattgtatattttgttgttctctTTATGTGCTTATAGGCTTTTCATTAAgcactttacaaatgtctttattatgtctttaatattattattgagaACTCACTCTGCGATAGTGCAGTTGATAACGATTCTATAAGCTAAAGTGTTAGTCCtggccaattttctataccttctgcccaggtagtagttaaagagcaggacagttcttttcagaactgagaagtctcctgaacaatgaatctactccgcggtagtagaatatagcaagacagttctgtaaacaacaaactctacctggcaagtagatacatgcagggtgttaccgcaaaccaaatatatatatatattgatacctcaccatgcaatacctcaaatcatatattattattgttgtttttgataaaaatgaaactccaggcctgatGATTGTGTTCTCTTTTTTCTTCTACAGGCCCTTAGCGCAGCAGATCTGCGTGCTGTAATCTTTGTGTGCAATGCCGTCAAGCCCGATGACCTGTTTGGAACTGAACCCTGCCCTCTGGACCAGCCGGTCCTGCTTTCATTGATCCAGCAACTATCACATGACCTTGGCAATACCACTCTGCTCAAACTCAAGTAATCAGCCACTCGTGTTATTCTACTCATTTTCAATCCGATTTCCAGTTTTTTCTCCCACCTTTTTCCCCTTAGAATTTCAGTATGATTGTTGATAAATAGCCCCCAAAAAGTGCTTATAATTGTGCAGGTCTGCCAttgtaattgaataataatgaCACGAATATTTATAATGTGCTTGTATTTATCACAAGAGATATTAATGGCGCAGTAAAtctgaaattgaaataaattaacTCATACATGTAGCAACTACCTGAGAGAAAACAGAACAATACTTCATTGGTTTTAAGCTTTAACAGAGTGAACAACAATGTTAAGAGAGTTTCATTAAAACTACTTGCTGAAgatattttgcaatttttttttacgtttaaaAAATTCTCTTTGACCAgtaatattgacaaaattgggagacttTAACTAGATAGGGCTAGATAgggatagatagctcagttggttggtCGGTGTCAGGTTGCTGGTTACAATTTTTCTTTGATCAGCCCccaaattattttatatttaacattcttttttcttcaaccaGTTATATTGAAGAGGCCCTCGTTGTCCTGGCCGACGAGAAGACGGCGACCCAGTACCACGAACACTTACCCATCGTCATCAACGAGCTCTGTAATCAGATCTCCACCTTCCTCCAGCAGAACGCCTCCAACACCAATTCCAAGAAAATGAGACGCTTACTCATGCTCGCTCAATCTCTCAAGTAGAGAGACTGTAGTCGATTGTTAAGGTTTTTCTCAACTTATATATAAGGACGTTAACGCGACTGGCCCTTCCGTGGCAAAACAGCCCAACACAAAAagtgacattttgagaaaagcaagtacaATGATAAAGCTGTTATGCCGTAAAACGTGATGAAAGTGTTTTAAAAAAGCCGGGATAGGACATACATAGTATGCCTTTGAAACTCATGCTTGCTCAATCTCTGAAATGGAGGGGCCTAGtcgatttttaaaattttgttagtCAACTTATACATAAGGATAGTAACGCAGCCGACCCTTCCATGGCAAATTAGCCtaactggaaaaaaaatgacattttgagaaaagcaagtacaAAGATAAGCTGTTTTACCGTTCAATGAGATGAAAGTGTAAAAAGGGCCAGGATAGGACATACATAGTATGCCTTTAAAACTTCTGTAAAAATGCCCTCAATTTCATACCCAGAAATTATCTTATATATGAATCCATAATTTTTGAGTTGggctgttttgccatggaaTGGCGGAACGAATACACAGAATGGTATTCTAGAATGTCTGAAAATCAAGAGACAACGCtgtaaagttttttattttaaatagttTCTCAATTGAAGCACGCAGACATTATTGTTAATTATCAGAGACCAGAATCAGCAATTTGACatttgcatgaaataacaaacctgtggaagtttcaGCTCAAAAAGTCATCAGAGTCAAgtggaaatttgttttcattgtttttaaacGGAGGCTTTTGGACTCGCAAAATCAAAACTTTGTATTCTACTCATTTCTTGAAAATGAGCATTTCAAGTGCaaataattcataattatttggTGACCATCATTATACAATTTGCAAACTTGTAAACTTTTTTCCCCCGtttcccacccccccccccccgaatgtTTTACACAACCTTCAAGTACACTAAACAACAGCAAAATGTGTATCCTTGAATCTCTCAAAATGGAATCTGATGGAATCGCCCCTTTTCCTTTTCAAGAGTTATTCATGCACCAAAACACCTACAATGTTTTGTTAGTTAGTGAGTTGtgattaaaagaaaacaaccccccaaaaaactttTGCCTTTAGAATTACAACAACCAGTAGAGCACATGGTCCGCCATTTTAATTGTCCCACTTTTTTCTGAGTctcaaatatcatgcctgtgttTAACCAAACAAAATTTGGATAACATCATTTGGATATTACAAAATGGACAGTTTTTCTTGTTCTGTaattagaaaacaaatattaaattgtTAACTTTATACTATTGGTTTCCTGAAAATGGATTGTAGTCAATTATCTATTtaggttgatttttttttgtattcatgtTTAAATGAATCAAACAGCGACCAGATTTCACTACACTGCTGTGGTTCCATTCTGTACATTCTGTCCATTCTCTGCAATGAACAAAACAGCACTTTCAGTGACATAACCAGAAAAAAAGGAAGATTATGTTTTCTCGTATTAAGTTTCCCTCTTATTCTACTTGGAAAACACTGTCCAAACTGTATAAATGTcttatatttcattttaaagaggagTATGTCCAAGTTTCATTCTTAaaaatatattgtttcttttgcTACATCTCTGTTTTAAGTTTTACAGTCTTGTATTGTTCTCATTTTAAACCCCCAAATTGTGGCGTTATTTGGATTTTACAAATATCATTTAGTGGTGTCATGAAAGAAGGGCTTTTCACTCCTGTATAAATACTACAGTACAGGGGACGATTCCTTGGCCCAATGTCATGAAgcatgtaagcataaaaacttgctaagcgcaGACAAAtcctgcttaacagaaactggttaccagccaaaattccataaattGTACATTGTTGCAACTAGTGCCCCAtttatttctttgcttagcagagataTTTCCTAAGCAGTCTGAGCTCTTAGAAGAGAAAAGagcaaaaagaaaatgttgacCCTAATATAGTTGTTCTTAGAAATATTGAGCCGCAACAAATGAAGTACGGTAATTAAAAACACCATACCCTATAAGAGTCTTGGTTTTTCCATCTGTAGGCCTCTTGCACATTACAAGCTGCAACAGCGCCCTAACTAAAGTCAAAAGAAGATTCATCATTGGCAGAcccctgttttgttttgttttaagacAGGCACTGGGATTACAGCCCCAGTGATTTCACTGGATAAAATGCTGTCCATTATctgctttatgattggtcaGGGTCTTTGAAGTGTGACATTGGTTTCCAGCAGTGAGCcgatgggagacttttggtGACACTAGGTGGCCACAGATTTACTAGGTAAATTCATTTTCCATGGAATAGTGAGCATGCCCTTACTGAAAGATACAAAAGAAATTTTTcggtaagtctgctgtcacCTAGCTTTCAAAAGTCTACCATTTCCCTCTAAAACTTGCAAAGAAgatttttgctgaaactttctgCCTTTGAAGCTTTttagttttttcttttgagatAGTTTATCTCCTCTATCGAAACAAACAGTGTATAATGTATAATATGTCAGGTGTTTTTATTTAACAGAAAATGGCTCATTAAACTGTATTATACTTAACTATGTTTCTAGTGTCGTATTTTGGGATGATTTTGTGCCTTAACGACTGCTACACAGGCGCCCGCTTTGTAACAGTTTTCTAAAGAGGTTGTTTTTGGTTTACACTATTAAGTATCTTACTTAATTCCTATATATGACATCATTTGACATTGTTAAGAAATATAACATCTTTGTTAATACATTTGAAGGCGTTTGTGTCAGTTCAtttgcttaaagacaccggacactattggtaattgccaaagaccggtcttctcacttagtgtgtctcaatatatgcataaaataacaaacctgtgaaaatttgagctcaattggtcgtcaaagttgcgagataataatgaaagaaaaaacaccattgatacacgaagttgtgtgcgtttagatggttgatttcgagacctcaaattcataaacctgaggtctcaaaatcaaatttgtggaaaattacttctttctcaaaaactatgtcatttcagagagagccgtttctcacaatgttttataccatcaacctctccccattactcgtcaccaagaaaggttttatgctaataattattttgagtaattaccaatagtgtccactgcctttaaagaccagtatcttgTGGAAAAATTGGGCGCAAttagttgcaagaaaataaaaacaccctttatTTACATAGactgttgtgctttcagatgcatgagaaaggcttcactTTTCTTAAACCttcctcagattcaaatgtccCACCCCATACCATACTTTTACTTTCGATACTCATTGCTTTACAGAGTAATACTATTCGGCGAGCAAACGGTGTACACATTATTTGctttagcgccctcttttgattcaaCCTCCTTCAAACActggcaaaaaaataatgaagttttatcactattttttttatgagagttATGATTGACATTCATATACTGTTTGGCAAGCTGACAAATAAATGCACTTCTCTATTTACAGTTTTTTTCAAATAGATATATTTTGTACCCATGGATGCCACTTGATCCCCCAAACCTCTCCCTTACCTGGTTGAAAAACAAAGTAATACAATCTAATTCCTCTTAAATTAAAGTTTAAAATGTGCAATCAAAAAGTTATTGTTAAAAGTAAGAATAACTCATAGGCATACACATTAATATAATCACGGCAAACAATCAAAGTTGAAGTTAGCAGGTGTTCGACAGGTGTTTTTAGTAAAGGCCAAAAGTGTGGTTgaaaaaaacttaaacaaaGTAAGAATCTCCTTCTTCTTTGATTGAAgttaacaaattaacaaatcaaaaggttttgttttgttagaaTAACTACattattgtaggcctacactttagTCACTCAACACAGCAATCACAAAATTCCCCTTTCTTGTAGAGGTATCATACCTTTGGTGACTTTATTGACACAAGTATCAATGTCAATTTGTCTGTAGCCTACAACGAGATGATATCAACGCAACTAAACGCTCGGTAATTCCCAACCTTGCCGTTTGAGAGGTGACATCAACAATTCCGGAAATCTAAAAGTATTTTCCTTTCAGGCGGCACTTTTAATGTTCAACCACAAAACCGACTTTTATGGTTCGTATGATTCATATTAAAAAGATTTCATTAGTCGTATGGTAATTAAGTCCCATATTTGGAACGATTTTAATCTAAGCCCCGCCTTCACAAGATTGTTTTGATAATGCGTTAT comes from Asterias amurensis chromosome 3, ASM3211899v1 and encodes:
- the LOC139934399 gene encoding enhancer of mRNA-decapping protein 4-like isoform X2, translated to MDRNAGKMSGAHVNQPQDIDPDGTEVGAPRSLESKVRQTIALEGDDNKGSVAVYGRDVSVIPSDASKRDSSAPGSNKVKITPVVKYDWEHKYYIGNLVAVNQPYLVYVLKIQSGYGLRILDRRTSVRALLKGFDFIITDVAFAHHQSNTLGCIDRIGNISVWNICEADGKIMPTPKLRIIRPQNAQPSDYHRLVWCPYLPDDPSNSESSSFTEENSRLLAVTHNEKAEFWDLDVVVELFGNVVESASITEGVIRVENGHTKPITDLSIAPDGQVLATASEDGTVKFWQMDMAMPDTAPSQLHRFVPHDGKPLSALIFCDNHKYQDPDLPFWRFLITGANANQELMMWCTVSWTCLQKISFSQPSLIPEPFLKIKLDLSASFLMVTDITRKVLYVLQVHQDHSEGRAHISSISEFLLTQPTLSFAIVDAGKCRLKTLVEEGEEGDDLNSGDMMELLRDGSADTIQSRNTGVIVKMFCINSRSVQDLQVRFKPSSSVEQDNMAGSVSSASMDDYALQDGLSDMSMNTTDHSVRTDIDGNSTGHHSSNMTSSFTSESTNHSNSHPYLMTPDAIMSSSAKTLAEHLRESNSTNSSFTQISGMHASVDELLSSMNSSDHTRVITPDSPMTLTPGSSLPATPSSPKKPEPLAITPVSEDKPRKGAYNSDDEGPKSPPPTPTDLGMPALIPESNASTEDLAELLENSRLKEKRVSDSSAEVAQILQSHLDNQQEETEQDVEEDEDGDGDPIPVVRDALPVSPRDETEAVQEMDEEAGRMIVDELAYEGDTQGREVVVIGPKQEENGTFDSNDATHGDDMTTPTPGEGATVAASYSGDDGREQSVGGVVAPVPQQLLEVQDQESRSEQSSDVEPADSTSPSGERSKTRKQRRDKFSRASPRPRKTLAGDGEGRSDIPEINNTLQQVLGLLQSQQQEMKQMRQDIIKSQQANSIIQSMRSRIDRLDKTVCTKIESTMAKQSEQERQRLTTALQERQSMDKQKQERLLECVSQNLNKSITSRLDKTVRSEIDSKVVPAIQKLINPMSEQLSTIVAQKLTATDQLMTENIGKLVKSKGVTEAIGQSAATALSSTVKSTYRDAFQRNVIPAFDNSCQSLFQQVNAAFDAGTRQYTHQLEAHLGKLRQKEKESKDPIIAELMTLVQSFQANTETLKTGILSSVHSEIDKQLQKSNKRMEEELLSKVQKLLKDELRSALRDHQSTVESSIAAVVRSQAPTPVPQGPDFRQVQSQITQYLQQGLIVPAFQTALSAADLRAVIFVCNAVKPDDLFGTEPCPLDQPVLLSLIQQLSHDLGNTTLLKLNYIEEALVVLADEKTATQYHEHLPIVINELCNQISTFLQQNASNTNSKKMRRLLMLAQSLK